A single region of the Streptomyces sp. NBC_01262 genome encodes:
- a CDS encoding XRE family transcriptional regulator, whose product MYVSEWENSKRTISDRYAAILRQLLGVTDTELRGGPLAVAPPVADGYDELLSRIDSASSVSQSMVKTFNDQTELLRTMDRQMGASGLVDQMTGHLASLEDALNFAVLPNTRRPVALALAGASTLAAWQAIDSGAVERAWRHYELAKRAARDAEAPMYLAHAMAEQAYVLCEAGRPSLGVDLVRDAQRTLGQAGSSRLRAWLYAAEAELCAHAGMSEDCRRALDAAEASIPPGSEPRDPDMLSIFLNGAHLARWRGNVLALLGDDDAVSSLYGALEIADPTFVRAQAGLHADLVQAHLARAEYDDAGTHLRKARLLASRTGSVRQRRRVDLLSARL is encoded by the coding sequence GTGTACGTGTCCGAGTGGGAGAACAGCAAGCGCACCATCTCGGACCGCTACGCGGCGATCCTGAGGCAGCTCCTCGGCGTCACGGACACAGAGCTGAGGGGCGGCCCGCTCGCGGTTGCTCCGCCGGTGGCCGACGGGTACGACGAGCTGCTGAGCAGGATCGATTCAGCAAGCAGCGTCAGCCAATCCATGGTGAAGACGTTCAACGATCAGACCGAGCTACTGCGCACCATGGACCGCCAGATGGGCGCGTCCGGTCTCGTTGACCAGATGACGGGGCATCTCGCTTCCCTTGAAGACGCGCTGAACTTCGCGGTGCTTCCCAACACGCGGCGGCCCGTGGCGCTGGCGCTGGCGGGAGCATCGACCCTTGCCGCGTGGCAGGCGATCGACTCCGGGGCGGTTGAACGGGCATGGCGGCATTACGAACTTGCGAAGCGGGCAGCCCGTGACGCTGAGGCTCCGATGTACCTTGCCCACGCGATGGCAGAGCAGGCGTACGTACTCTGCGAGGCTGGCCGGCCGTCTCTGGGCGTAGACCTGGTCCGCGATGCGCAGCGCACCCTTGGCCAAGCAGGATCCTCCCGCCTCCGGGCATGGCTGTACGCCGCTGAAGCGGAGTTGTGCGCTCACGCTGGCATGTCTGAGGACTGCCGGCGGGCGCTCGATGCAGCCGAGGCGAGCATTCCGCCCGGCTCGGAGCCGCGTGATCCGGACATGTTGAGCATCTTCCTCAACGGTGCCCACCTTGCCCGCTGGCGCGGCAACGTCCTCGCCCTGCTCGGCGACGACGACGCCGTGAGCAGCCTGTACGGAGCCCTTGAGATAGCGGATCCGACCTTTGTCCGAGCGCAGGCAGGTCTTCACGCTGACCTCGTACAGGCTCACCTGGCGCGAGCCGAGTACGACGACGCGGGCACCCACCTGAGGAAAGCCCGACTGTTGGCGAGCCGGACCGGTTCAGTGCGCCAGCGTCGTCGCGTCGACCTCCTCAGTGCGAGGCTGTAG
- a CDS encoding MaoC family dehydratase: MTAKISYDDVEVGTELPGQSFPVSRAALVQYAGASGDFNPIHWNEKFATSVGLPDVIAHGMFTMASAIRVVTDWTGDPGAVAEYGVRFTKPVVVPNDETGAVIEVTAKVGAKLDDAERTVRVDLTAMAAGQKVLGMSRAVVRLA, translated from the coding sequence ATGACCGCGAAGATCTCCTACGACGATGTCGAGGTCGGCACCGAGCTCCCCGGCCAGTCGTTCCCCGTGAGCCGCGCCGCACTCGTGCAGTACGCGGGCGCCTCCGGCGACTTCAACCCCATCCACTGGAACGAGAAGTTCGCCACGTCCGTCGGCCTGCCGGACGTCATCGCCCACGGCATGTTCACCATGGCCTCCGCGATCCGTGTCGTCACCGACTGGACCGGCGACCCGGGCGCGGTCGCCGAGTACGGGGTGCGCTTCACCAAGCCGGTCGTCGTCCCGAACGACGAGACCGGCGCGGTGATCGAGGTCACGGCCAAGGTCGGCGCGAAGCTGGACGACGCCGAGCGGACGGTCCGGGTGGACCTGACCGCGATGGCCGCCGGCCAGAAGGTGCTGGGCATGTCGCGAGCGGTGGTCCGGCTCGCGTGA
- a CDS encoding DHA2 family efflux MFS transporter permease subunit, which yields MQEQPTTRRGTVVWALIITSVAGFMAALDNLVVTTALPSIRKDLGGGLADLEWTVSAYTLTFAVLLMFGAALGDRFGRRRLFVTGIGIFTAASAAAAMAPGMNELIAARAVQGVGAAILMPLTLTLLSAAVPAARRGMAFGIWGAANGLAVATGPLIGGALTEHVSWHWIFWLNVPLGLLLIPLARLRLDESRGTNPRLDIPGTLLASGGLFGIVYALIRGNADGWTSGLVLTGLIAGPLLLAAFVRHGMRSANPMLPMRLFRSRAFTAINAASLLMFLGMFGSIFLLSQFMQGVGGYSPMEAGVRMLPWTGMPMLLAPVAGALSDRIGGRRIVATGLALQAVGLALFALVLAPDVSYAAQIPALVISGIGMSLYFAPSANLVMSSVRPEEQGIASGANNALREVGGALGIAILASVFSAQGGYETAARFVDGITPALWVGAGAVALGAVAALTAPRGQRTGQAAAKGAPADDKELVAAH from the coding sequence ATGCAGGAGCAACCCACTACCCGGCGCGGCACCGTCGTCTGGGCGCTGATCATCACCAGCGTCGCCGGCTTCATGGCCGCACTCGACAATCTCGTCGTCACCACCGCCCTTCCCTCCATCCGCAAGGACCTCGGCGGCGGCCTCGCCGACCTCGAATGGACCGTGAGCGCCTACACCCTCACCTTCGCCGTCCTCCTGATGTTCGGCGCGGCCCTGGGCGACCGCTTCGGCCGCCGCCGGCTCTTCGTCACCGGCATCGGCATCTTCACCGCCGCCTCCGCCGCGGCCGCCATGGCGCCCGGTATGAACGAGCTCATCGCCGCCCGCGCGGTCCAGGGCGTCGGCGCCGCGATCCTCATGCCGCTGACCCTCACCCTCCTGTCGGCCGCCGTCCCCGCGGCACGACGCGGCATGGCCTTCGGCATCTGGGGCGCCGCCAACGGCCTCGCCGTCGCCACCGGCCCGCTCATCGGCGGGGCGCTCACCGAGCACGTCTCCTGGCACTGGATCTTCTGGCTCAACGTCCCCCTCGGCCTGCTCCTCATCCCCCTCGCCCGCCTCCGCCTCGACGAGAGCCGCGGCACCAACCCCCGCCTGGACATCCCCGGCACCCTCCTCGCCAGCGGCGGCCTGTTCGGCATCGTCTACGCCCTCATCCGCGGCAACGCCGACGGCTGGACCAGCGGGCTCGTCCTCACCGGCCTCATCGCCGGCCCCCTGCTCCTCGCGGCCTTCGTCCGGCACGGCATGCGCAGCGCGAACCCGATGCTCCCCATGCGCCTCTTCCGCAGCCGCGCCTTCACCGCCATCAACGCCGCCAGCCTGCTGATGTTCCTCGGCATGTTCGGCTCGATCTTCCTGCTCAGCCAGTTCATGCAGGGCGTCGGCGGCTACTCCCCGATGGAGGCAGGCGTGCGCATGCTGCCCTGGACCGGCATGCCCATGCTGCTGGCCCCCGTCGCCGGAGCGCTCTCCGACCGCATCGGCGGCCGCCGCATCGTCGCCACCGGCCTCGCCCTCCAGGCCGTCGGCCTCGCACTCTTCGCCCTCGTCCTGGCCCCCGACGTCTCCTACGCCGCCCAGATCCCCGCCCTCGTCATCAGCGGCATCGGGATGTCCCTCTACTTCGCCCCCAGCGCAAACCTCGTGATGTCCAGCGTCCGTCCCGAGGAGCAGGGCATCGCCTCCGGCGCGAACAACGCCCTGCGTGAGGTCGGCGGCGCCCTCGGCATCGCCATCCTCGCCTCCGTCTTCTCCGCCCAGGGCGGCTACGAGACCGCCGCCCGGTTCGTCGACGGCATCACCCCCGCCCTGTGGGTCGGGGCGGGCGCGGTCGCCCTCGGCGCGGTGGCCGCCCTGACGGCGCCCCGTGGACAGCGCACGGGGCAGGCAGCGGCGAAGGGCGCCCCTGCCGACGACAAGGAGCTGGTCGCGGCGCACTAG
- a CDS encoding MaoC family dehydratase N-terminal domain-containing protein produces MALDQSFVGRTYPPTAPYEVGREKIREFAEAVGDPNPVYTDPEAAKAVGHPDVIAPPTFPFVITYKAAGQVVLDPELGLDYSRVVHGDQKFSYTRPVRAGDRLSVTVAIDAVKSLAGNDIIDVRGDVHDESGEHVVTALMKLVSRAPEPASEES; encoded by the coding sequence ATGGCGCTGGACCAGTCCTTCGTCGGGCGGACGTATCCGCCCACCGCTCCCTACGAGGTCGGGCGGGAGAAGATCCGCGAGTTCGCCGAGGCGGTCGGTGACCCCAATCCGGTCTACACGGACCCGGAGGCGGCCAAGGCAGTCGGTCATCCCGATGTGATCGCGCCGCCGACCTTCCCCTTCGTGATCACGTACAAGGCGGCGGGCCAGGTCGTCCTCGACCCGGAACTGGGGCTGGACTACAGCCGCGTCGTCCACGGCGACCAGAAGTTCAGCTACACCCGCCCGGTCCGGGCCGGCGACCGGCTGTCCGTGACCGTGGCCATCGACGCCGTCAAGTCCCTTGCCGGCAACGACATCATCGACGTGCGCGGCGATGTGCACGACGAGAGCGGCGAACATGTCGTCACCGCACTCATGAAGCTCGTGTCCCGCGCCCCGGAACCGGCCTCGGAGGAGAGCTGA
- a CDS encoding TetR/AcrR family transcriptional regulator has product MAASSGIRMSAEERREAAIRAAVTEFGATGYDGTSTGVIAKRMGVSQPYLFRLFPNKKALFLAAAERCFQGIQEHFERVSEGLEGAEAFRAMCLSYGEVIAGNDVLRMQLQMYVASVDDEEVREFCRKGWMELWSFVVARTGAEERQAAEFFGTGMLVNVLVALGIGEGERCWAGIQEQYADRYPA; this is encoded by the coding sequence ATGGCAGCAAGCAGCGGGATCCGGATGAGCGCCGAGGAGCGCCGCGAGGCGGCGATCCGTGCGGCGGTGACCGAGTTCGGCGCGACCGGCTACGACGGCACCTCCACCGGTGTGATCGCCAAGCGCATGGGCGTCTCGCAGCCGTACCTCTTCCGGCTCTTCCCCAACAAGAAGGCCCTCTTCCTCGCCGCCGCCGAACGTTGCTTCCAGGGCATCCAGGAGCACTTCGAGCGGGTGTCCGAGGGGCTGGAGGGTGCCGAGGCCTTCCGTGCGATGTGCCTGTCGTACGGCGAGGTGATCGCGGGGAACGACGTCCTGCGCATGCAGCTTCAGATGTACGTCGCCTCGGTCGACGACGAGGAGGTCCGCGAGTTCTGCCGGAAGGGCTGGATGGAACTGTGGTCCTTCGTCGTCGCCCGTACGGGTGCCGAGGAGCGCCAGGCGGCCGAGTTCTTCGGCACCGGCATGCTCGTCAACGTCCTGGTCGCGCTCGGCATCGGCGAGGGTGAGCGCTGCTGGGCCGGCATCCAGGAGCAGTACGCGGACCGCTACCCCGCATAA
- a CDS encoding UDP-N-acetylmuramate dehydrogenase, with the protein MTVTYDALLAPLTTFRLGGPAARLITAATDAEVIDAVREADEAGTPLLVIGGGSNLVIGDDGFDGTALRIATKGFHLDGTRLELAAGEVWTDAVARTVEAGLAGVECLAGIPGSAGATPIQNVGAYGQEVSATIAEVVAYDRRERETVTIAGAECGFSYRHSRFKADPARYVVLRVRFGLEDAGGLSAPVAYAEVARTLGVEQGGRVPLALARETVLRLRAGKGMVLDPEDHDTWSAGSFFTNPVLTAAAHAAFLARVHDRLGPRAEPPGWPMPDGQVKTSAAWLIDKAGFTKGYGTGPARISTKHTLALTNRGGAKTEDLLALAREVRDGVHAAFGVTLVNEPVTVGVSL; encoded by the coding sequence GTGACCGTTACGTACGACGCCCTGCTGGCCCCCCTGACCACCTTCCGCCTGGGCGGACCCGCCGCGCGCCTGATCACGGCGGCCACGGACGCCGAGGTGATCGACGCGGTACGCGAGGCCGACGAGGCGGGCACCCCGCTGCTGGTGATCGGCGGCGGGAGCAACCTCGTCATCGGGGACGACGGCTTCGACGGCACCGCGCTCCGGATCGCGACCAAGGGCTTCCACCTGGACGGCACCCGCCTGGAACTGGCGGCCGGCGAGGTCTGGACGGACGCCGTCGCCCGGACCGTGGAGGCCGGTCTCGCCGGCGTCGAGTGCCTCGCGGGGATCCCCGGCTCGGCGGGGGCGACGCCGATCCAGAACGTGGGGGCGTACGGCCAGGAGGTGTCGGCGACCATCGCCGAGGTGGTCGCCTACGACCGCCGGGAGCGCGAGACGGTCACCATCGCCGGAGCGGAATGCGGGTTCTCGTACCGGCACAGCCGGTTCAAGGCGGACCCGGCCCGCTATGTCGTCCTGCGGGTCCGCTTCGGGCTCGAAGACGCGGGCGGGCTGTCGGCGCCCGTCGCCTACGCGGAGGTCGCCCGGACGCTCGGCGTGGAGCAGGGCGGGCGGGTCCCGCTGGCGCTGGCCCGCGAGACCGTGCTGAGGCTGCGCGCGGGCAAGGGCATGGTGCTGGACCCGGAGGATCACGACACCTGGTCGGCGGGGTCCTTCTTCACCAACCCGGTGCTCACGGCCGCCGCGCACGCGGCGTTCCTGGCGCGGGTCCATGACCGTCTGGGCCCGCGGGCGGAGCCGCCGGGCTGGCCGATGCCCGACGGGCAGGTGAAGACGTCCGCGGCCTGGCTGATCGACAAGGCGGGCTTCACGAAGGGCTACGGGACCGGCCCGGCCCGGATCTCCACCAAGCACACCCTCGCCCTGACCAACCGCGGCGGCGCGAAGACGGAGGACCTGCTGGCCCTGGCCCGCGAGGTCCGGGACGGTGTGCACGCCGCGTTCGGCGTGACGCTGGTCAACGAACCCGTGACGGTCGGCGTCAGCCTCTAG
- a CDS encoding NAD(P)H-binding protein codes for MRIVIAGGHGQIALRLERLLAGRGDEAAGIIRDPAQADDLRAVGAEPLVHDLEHASVEEIAGILDGADAAVFAAGAGPGSGVGRKQSVDHAAAVLFADAAERAGVRRHLIVSAMGASPEPRAGTEPVFAAYLRAKAAADDDLRRRPGLDWTILRPGLLTDDPGTGRVHLAASTGPGAVTRDDVAAVLAELIDTPSTAGLILELIEGHTPVAVAVKDVAGN; via the coding sequence ATGCGCATTGTGATCGCTGGTGGACACGGACAGATCGCGCTCCGGCTGGAGCGCCTGCTCGCCGGGCGCGGCGACGAGGCTGCGGGCATCATCCGCGACCCCGCCCAGGCCGACGACCTGCGCGCGGTCGGCGCCGAGCCGCTCGTCCACGACCTGGAGCACGCTTCCGTCGAGGAAATCGCCGGCATCCTGGACGGTGCCGACGCCGCCGTATTCGCCGCCGGCGCCGGTCCCGGCAGCGGCGTCGGCCGCAAGCAGTCCGTCGACCACGCCGCAGCCGTCCTCTTCGCCGACGCCGCCGAACGGGCCGGCGTACGGCGCCACCTCATCGTCTCCGCGATGGGCGCCTCCCCCGAGCCCCGCGCCGGCACCGAACCGGTCTTCGCCGCCTACCTGCGCGCCAAGGCCGCCGCCGACGACGACCTGCGCCGCCGCCCCGGGCTCGACTGGACCATCCTGCGGCCCGGCCTCCTCACCGACGACCCCGGCACCGGGCGCGTCCACCTCGCCGCCTCCACCGGACCCGGCGCCGTGACCCGGGACGACGTGGCGGCAGTGCTCGCCGAGCTGATCGACACGCCGTCCACGGCGGGGCTCATCCTGGAGCTGATCGAGGGTCACACGCCCGTCGCCGTCGCGGTGAAGGACGTCGCCGGCAACTGA
- a CDS encoding amidohydrolase family protein, which produces MTDTATDTPLLLCGARLADGRTVDVRIGGTRIEAVGTAGSLTDGTRIDLGGYLLLPAPAEPHAHLDSALTAGCGGPPSYEPEDVQRRVTEAVLLQLGHGTTAIRTHVRIGDVAGLRALEAVLQARRALRGLAELHTVAVPRLLTGIAGADGLAVLRDALKMGAGVVGGCPDLDPDPGGYVEILLGVADEFGLPVDLHTDGSDPARLARLAAMAGGLRPGVSIGPCGGLGRLPYEAVGRAAGQLAAAGVSVVALPQGGCGALESRGPGHAPVAPVRALRAAGVRVAAGSGALRDLANPVGRGDPLEAAFLLASYGECGAAEAYDAVSGQARAVLGLPEVRIEAGFPAELLAVRAERIEAALSLAYSRIVIHRGRVVSRTSAVREFTDTLALDLPRQARSRKDPA; this is translated from the coding sequence ATGACTGACACCGCTACCGACACTCCGCTCCTGCTGTGCGGCGCCCGCCTCGCCGACGGCCGCACCGTCGACGTGCGGATCGGCGGCACCCGGATCGAGGCCGTCGGCACGGCCGGGAGCCTCACCGACGGCACCCGGATCGACCTCGGCGGCTACCTGCTGCTGCCCGCCCCGGCCGAGCCGCACGCCCACCTGGACAGCGCCCTGACGGCCGGCTGCGGCGGGCCTCCCTCGTACGAGCCGGAGGACGTCCAGCGCCGGGTCACCGAGGCGGTACTGCTGCAGCTCGGGCACGGGACGACCGCGATCCGGACCCACGTCCGGATCGGCGACGTCGCCGGGCTGCGCGCACTGGAGGCCGTGCTCCAGGCTCGCCGGGCGCTGCGCGGGCTGGCCGAGCTGCACACCGTCGCCGTGCCCCGGCTGCTGACCGGCATCGCCGGGGCGGACGGGCTCGCGGTGCTGCGCGACGCGCTGAAGATGGGCGCCGGGGTCGTCGGCGGCTGCCCGGACCTCGATCCGGACCCGGGTGGCTATGTCGAGATCCTGCTCGGCGTGGCCGACGAGTTCGGCCTCCCGGTCGACCTGCACACGGACGGCTCCGACCCGGCCCGCCTCGCCCGTCTGGCCGCCATGGCGGGCGGTCTGCGCCCCGGCGTCTCCATCGGGCCCTGCGGCGGCCTGGGCCGGCTGCCGTACGAGGCCGTGGGGCGCGCCGCCGGGCAGCTCGCCGCGGCCGGGGTGTCGGTGGTCGCCCTCCCCCAGGGCGGCTGCGGGGCCCTGGAGTCCCGCGGCCCGGGCCACGCCCCGGTAGCCCCGGTACGGGCGCTGCGCGCCGCCGGCGTACGGGTCGCCGCGGGCAGCGGCGCCCTGCGCGACCTGGCCAACCCCGTCGGGCGCGGCGACCCGCTGGAGGCGGCCTTCCTGCTGGCCTCCTACGGCGAGTGCGGCGCCGCCGAGGCCTACGACGCGGTGAGCGGGCAGGCCCGGGCGGTCCTCGGGCTGCCCGAGGTGCGGATCGAGGCGGGCTTCCCGGCCGAGCTGCTCGCGGTGCGGGCCGAGCGGATCGAGGCCGCGCTCTCGCTCGCGTACAGCCGCATCGTGATCCACCGGGGGCGGGTGGTGTCCCGGACGAGCGCCGTACGGGAGTTCACCGACACGCTGGCGCTCGACCTGCCCCGGCAGGCGCGGAGCCGCAAAGACCCGGCGTAA
- a CDS encoding serine/threonine-protein kinase, translating to MSREVRLEEVTTALEAALSVTALEPMAQGGQKYVFSCKLESALAVVKVVILPTGLDGLYVLERAQREVEVLAAIDSPRVVRVLSEVVELEFAEDVRAVAWVEEQLDGRDMAANLDKTWDYERCARLLVHLSEALAAFHDLEVVHRDLSPSNVRELSDGSFVLMDPGLARHLAKSALTGVYQPGTPGHRSPEHIPGGDIQPVSDVFALGILAYLALTGSLPIDRSGSEDDYYRRLRDHDSPLIETSCSDIPTPLRDVINRCLKRQPARRFLDGQEMVEEMEKHGEIFGSYFLNA from the coding sequence ATGAGCCGCGAGGTACGCCTCGAAGAGGTTACTACCGCCTTGGAAGCCGCCCTGTCCGTGACGGCTTTGGAACCAATGGCGCAGGGCGGGCAGAAGTATGTCTTCTCGTGCAAACTGGAATCCGCTCTGGCTGTGGTCAAGGTGGTGATTCTGCCCACCGGCCTTGATGGCCTCTATGTTCTGGAGCGAGCGCAACGCGAGGTCGAAGTCCTGGCAGCTATCGATTCCCCACGCGTGGTCAGGGTTCTCAGCGAAGTTGTAGAGCTCGAATTCGCGGAAGATGTACGCGCCGTAGCTTGGGTAGAAGAACAGCTCGACGGCCGCGACATGGCAGCCAACCTGGACAAGACATGGGATTACGAACGCTGTGCGCGTCTCCTCGTGCACCTCAGTGAAGCATTGGCGGCCTTCCATGACCTTGAGGTTGTACACAGAGATTTGAGCCCATCGAATGTCCGAGAACTGAGTGACGGATCATTCGTGCTGATGGATCCCGGTCTAGCGCGACACCTCGCGAAGAGCGCTTTGACCGGTGTATACCAGCCTGGCACCCCCGGGCACCGCAGCCCCGAACACATCCCCGGCGGCGATATCCAGCCGGTGAGTGATGTATTCGCACTCGGCATCCTCGCCTATTTGGCACTGACTGGGTCTCTCCCAATCGATCGATCGGGATCGGAGGATGACTATTACAGGCGACTTCGCGATCACGACAGCCCTCTCATCGAGACGAGCTGCTCCGATATTCCCACCCCCCTGCGCGACGTGATCAATCGTTGTCTCAAGCGACAGCCTGCTCGCCGTTTCCTGGATGGCCAGGAAATGGTGGAGGAGATGGAGAAGCATGGCGAGATCTTCGGCTCCTATTTCCTGAACGCCTAG
- the rpmG gene encoding 50S ribosomal protein L33 has translation MAATDVRPKITLACVECKERNYITKKNRRNDPDRLELKKHCPRCNSHTAHRETR, from the coding sequence GTGGCCGCCACCGACGTCCGCCCGAAGATCACGCTGGCCTGCGTGGAGTGCAAGGAGCGGAACTACATCACCAAGAAGAACCGGCGCAACGACCCGGACCGTCTTGAGCTGAAGAAGCACTGCCCTCGCTGCAACTCGCACACCGCGCACCGCGAGACTCGCTGA
- a CDS encoding DUF2637 domain-containing protein: MTTATDTERPAVPRDWLLGLGMVTVGVAAAASSYAGLQNLAIRTGWVPWLSWLLPLTVDAYAMTATRVWLAKSTRSQAARDWAKRNAIGAITVSVGGNAVDHATAAHVFAITWPLVVAVSAIPPIVLGLLVHLAHLRTQPAAVTEQHDTEAQPEQEAAAPPPEQDKDRQPDVKPKPRKQPARKPAARTVRSFPDLLAEARQATAGWADAELTAEKIRDAAHCSMANARALREALKSERAAGRPLHAIEDAPDTAGLDESEGEAA, encoded by the coding sequence ATGACCACCGCAACCGACACCGAGCGGCCGGCCGTTCCCCGGGACTGGCTGTTGGGGCTCGGCATGGTCACCGTGGGTGTGGCCGCCGCCGCGTCCTCCTACGCCGGACTGCAGAACCTGGCGATCCGTACCGGGTGGGTGCCGTGGCTGTCGTGGCTGCTGCCGCTCACCGTCGACGCCTACGCGATGACCGCCACCCGCGTGTGGCTGGCCAAGTCCACCCGCAGTCAGGCGGCACGCGACTGGGCCAAGCGCAACGCGATCGGGGCAATCACGGTCAGCGTCGGCGGCAACGCCGTCGATCACGCCACCGCCGCCCACGTCTTCGCCATCACCTGGCCGCTGGTCGTGGCCGTCTCCGCAATCCCGCCGATCGTGCTCGGACTGCTCGTTCACCTCGCCCACCTGCGCACCCAACCCGCCGCGGTAACCGAGCAGCACGACACCGAAGCGCAGCCCGAGCAGGAAGCCGCCGCCCCGCCGCCCGAGCAGGACAAGGACCGGCAGCCGGACGTCAAGCCGAAGCCGCGCAAGCAGCCCGCGCGCAAGCCCGCCGCCCGTACCGTGCGCAGCTTCCCGGACCTGCTCGCCGAAGCCCGCCAGGCCACCGCCGGATGGGCCGATGCCGAGCTGACGGCCGAGAAGATCCGCGACGCCGCGCACTGCTCGATGGCCAACGCCCGCGCCCTGCGCGAGGCCCTGAAGAGCGAGCGCGCCGCCGGCCGTCCGCTGCACGCCATCGAGGACGCCCCCGACACCGCCGGTCTGGACGAGAGCGAAGGGGAAGCCGCGTGA
- a CDS encoding DUF4097 family beta strand repeat-containing protein: MTERTIPVDAFGPIALNLTLNAGTIRITVDPGLKQARVVLRTNATSGPSADAIRDTAVSLRGQNLTVRVPDVEGIGGSTTIRMGNSTMTFSGGSGVQIINGNVHVTGHGGGKVFVNGREVTPGGTADTSGPTPIEAVISLPAGSMALLSTHTARTTVSGELARLDYDATSGSLSADRVGELDATITSGSVNVRQVTGSLTANLTSGNLAIGSYSGSDARLNLTSGNVSMAATPQATGRLAVNATSGNAHVTGAAHLNVRRRATSGYVHIS, from the coding sequence ATGACCGAGCGCACGATCCCCGTGGACGCCTTCGGGCCGATCGCCCTGAACCTGACCCTGAACGCCGGCACCATCCGCATCACCGTGGACCCCGGCCTGAAACAGGCGAGGGTAGTCCTGAGGACCAACGCCACTTCCGGCCCGTCGGCGGACGCGATCCGCGACACCGCCGTCAGCCTGCGCGGCCAGAACCTCACCGTCCGCGTCCCGGACGTTGAGGGCATCGGCGGCAGCACCACCATCCGGATGGGCAACAGCACCATGACGTTCTCCGGCGGCAGCGGCGTGCAGATCATCAACGGCAACGTCCACGTCACCGGCCACGGCGGCGGCAAGGTCTTCGTCAACGGCCGCGAGGTCACCCCCGGCGGCACGGCCGACACCTCCGGCCCGACGCCGATCGAGGCCGTGATCTCCCTGCCTGCCGGATCCATGGCCCTGCTCAGCACGCACACCGCCCGGACCACCGTGAGCGGTGAGCTTGCCCGGCTCGACTACGACGCCACCTCAGGCAGCCTGAGCGCCGACCGCGTCGGCGAGCTGGACGCCACGATCACCAGCGGCAGCGTCAACGTCCGCCAGGTCACCGGCTCGCTCACGGCCAACCTCACCTCCGGCAACCTCGCCATCGGCTCGTACAGCGGCAGTGACGCCCGGCTCAACCTCACCTCCGGCAACGTCTCCATGGCCGCGACCCCGCAGGCCACCGGCCGTCTCGCCGTGAACGCCACCTCGGGCAACGCCCACGTCACCGGCGCCGCACACCTCAACGTCCGCCGCCGCGCGACCAGCGGCTACGTGCACATCAGCTAA
- a CDS encoding GntR family transcriptional regulator: MGPKTAKVYETLHTRLASGEYPPGDKLPSERTLVDELGIGRTALRQVLARLVSEGSLEVRDRSSYRAPVRAVSVKTPEGLEPWTVHGQRSVYDNRWVKLELWDVEPPGMERFEHHVVKLQHVAITAVLDDQDRVLMLWRYRFVPQQWGWELPGGIVDEGEEPASTALREVVEETGWRPQSLEHVVTYQPMVGMVDSPHEIFVGRGAEQVGEPTDLEEAGHIEWVPLSDVPGLMARGELMGSGTLVALLHILASRGKQGATASH, from the coding sequence ATGGGACCGAAGACGGCGAAGGTCTACGAGACGCTTCACACCCGGCTCGCTTCGGGCGAGTACCCCCCGGGCGACAAGCTGCCATCAGAGCGGACGCTCGTGGACGAACTCGGCATCGGTCGAACCGCGCTGCGTCAGGTACTCGCGCGACTCGTCTCGGAAGGCTCGCTGGAGGTTCGGGATCGAAGCTCGTACCGTGCACCCGTCCGTGCCGTGAGCGTCAAGACGCCAGAGGGGCTGGAGCCGTGGACCGTCCATGGTCAGCGGAGCGTGTACGACAACCGCTGGGTGAAGCTCGAACTCTGGGACGTGGAACCGCCTGGAATGGAGCGCTTCGAGCATCACGTGGTCAAGCTTCAGCACGTCGCCATCACAGCAGTTCTGGACGATCAGGATCGCGTCCTGATGTTGTGGCGGTACCGCTTCGTACCGCAGCAATGGGGTTGGGAACTCCCGGGCGGCATCGTGGACGAGGGGGAGGAACCCGCGTCCACGGCGCTACGGGAAGTCGTAGAAGAGACCGGCTGGCGACCGCAGTCGCTGGAGCACGTCGTCACGTATCAGCCCATGGTCGGCATGGTCGACTCACCGCATGAGATCTTCGTGGGACGCGGTGCCGAGCAGGTTGGCGAACCGACGGATCTCGAAGAGGCGGGGCACATCGAGTGGGTACCGCTGAGCGATGTCCCGGGCCTGATGGCTCGCGGTGAGCTGATGGGATCCGGAACCCTGGTCGCCCTGCTTCACATCCTGGCGAGTCGCGGCAAGCAGGGAGCTACAGCCTCGCACTGA